The region TATGCCGTAACGGGTTTTAATCTCGGAGATAATCTTTAACGCCTCTTTTACGCGGCTTATCGGCGCGTCGATAAGATCGCCCGTGATTACTACTAAATCGGCGTTCAGATCGCTAACCTGCTTAGCGACGTTTGCGGCGAAACGCTCGTTTAGTAGATTGCCGTTGCCAAGATGCAGATCGGTCAAATGCGCGATCGTAACCTCTTTCGTTATGCCCGCGATCTCGACCTCCGCGCGGTTTATCTTGGGCGCGGTGAACGCCGAGAAAAACCCGTAGCATAGATAGCCGATCGTCGCGATCGGAATTAGGAGGCGGACGACGTTTTTATGACGCTCGTTTTTTAGCGCGCGGATAATCCAATCGCCGATCAATACCGCGATAAAAAAGACGAATATAACCGCTACCGACGCGGCGAAAATATCCTCCAGATAACCGCCGAAGTAGCCGCCGCGTCTTAGCGGCATATAGGTTACGCTCGCTATATAGAGCGCCGCCAAAAGAATATAGACGGCGATCTTCGCGCCGCGCGGGATCGGCAGTTTGCGCGCATAGCCTAGCGCTATGCCGATCGTCATCGCCAAAAACGTTACGCTTATTACGGTCATAAACATCGTCATTAACCCCTCCAGCCAAAGAGCGTAGCTAATCTTAATT is a window of Helicobacteraceae bacterium DNA encoding:
- a CDS encoding metallophosphoesterase encodes the protein MTVISVTFLAMTIGIALGYARKLPIPRGAKIAVYILLAALYIASVTYMPLRRGGYFGGYLEDIFAASVAVIFVFFIAVLIGDWIIRALKNERHKNVVRLLIPIATIGYLCYGFFSAFTAPKINRAEVEIAGITKEVTIAHLTDLHLGNGNLLNERFAANVAKQVSDLNADLVVITGDLIDAPISRVKEALKIISEIKTRYGIFFATGNHEYFYSVYEALDTLEELGVVVLRNNSVLVRGDFGEFYIAGTYDPTGKRIGAMTPDPIKALENVPRESPTIALVHQPKVAFEFEQNSFDLMFAGHTHCGQVFPFTLLVALAQPYVKGLYDRDERGKIYVSCGVGYWGPPFRMFAPNEIALITLKPKESK